A portion of the Marinobacter alexandrii genome contains these proteins:
- a CDS encoding SGNH/GDSL hydrolase family protein — protein MKHFFLSLVYLFLFEGCLAQGIQKILFVGNSLTYTNNLPELVSNEAKIRGIKLKNTMLAYPNYALVDHLKDGEVQKRIRNGKFDYVIVQQGPSSQEEGRRMLLESGKTLKMLCKQNGTQLVFFMVWPSQTYYYTFDGVIRNHREVATQNDAILCPVGEVWKDYFESQKDYSLYGSDGFHPSPKGSRLAAKVIIDTIFGNE, from the coding sequence ATGAAACACTTTTTTTTATCGTTAGTCTACTTGTTCCTATTTGAAGGATGTCTAGCTCAGGGGATTCAAAAAATCCTCTTTGTAGGAAATAGTCTTACCTACACTAACAATTTACCAGAGCTTGTCAGCAATGAAGCGAAGATCAGAGGGATTAAGTTAAAAAATACAATGTTGGCTTACCCAAACTATGCTTTAGTTGATCACCTGAAGGATGGCGAAGTACAAAAGCGTATAAGAAATGGAAAATTTGACTATGTAATTGTGCAGCAGGGACCTTCATCACAAGAAGAAGGGAGAAGAATGCTTTTGGAAAGTGGGAAAACACTAAAAATGCTTTGCAAGCAGAACGGCACTCAATTAGTCTTTTTTATGGTCTGGCCATCTCAAACGTATTATTACACATTTGATGGAGTTATTAGAAATCATAGAGAAGTAGCTACTCAAAATGACGCAATTTTATGCCCGGTAGGAGAGGTATGGAAAGATTACTTCGAAAGCCAAAAAGACTATTCACTTTATGGATCAGATGGATTTCATCCTTCACCTAAAGGCAGTAGACTAGCAGCGAAAGTTATCATTG
- a CDS encoding nucleoside triphosphate pyrophosphohydrolase family protein — protein MDKIDPLNQVAEFHKTFRHPVLEEPQIPSEDRCKLRISLIAEELKELQEAIDDKDLVEIADALCDIQYVLSGAILEFGMGEKFGKLFNEVQRSNMSKACETEEEAKKTVDHYKTEKDTDAFYEERDGKWLVYRVGDNKTLKSINYSPADLKGMLFE, from the coding sequence ATGGATAAGATTGACCCACTAAATCAAGTAGCTGAATTTCATAAAACCTTTCGCCATCCAGTTCTTGAAGAACCACAGATTCCATCAGAAGACAGGTGTAAGTTGCGTATATCCTTAATTGCTGAAGAGCTTAAGGAGCTCCAAGAAGCAATAGACGATAAAGATCTCGTAGAAATTGCAGATGCACTTTGTGATATTCAATATGTTTTATCGGGAGCGATCTTAGAATTCGGAATGGGTGAAAAATTTGGGAAGCTATTCAATGAGGTTCAACGATCCAATATGAGTAAGGCCTGCGAAACTGAGGAAGAGGCAAAAAAGACAGTGGATCACTATAAAACGGAAAAAGATACAGATGCATTCTATGAAGAACGTGATGGTAAGTGGCTTGTGTATCGAGTCGGAGACAATAAAACTTTAAAGTCGATTAATTACTCCCCAGCAGATTTAAAAGGAATGCTATTCGAGTAA
- a CDS encoding MetS family NSS transporter small subunit: MSTGAIISMIIILSMVMGGFVYFLTKAIRKEKDING; the protein is encoded by the coding sequence ATGAGCACTGGAGCAATCATAAGTATGATCATAATCCTATCAATGGTGATGGGAGGATTTGTATATTTTTTAACTAAAGCAATAAGAAAAGAAAAAGACATCAATGGATAA